A genomic region of Dehalococcoidia bacterium contains the following coding sequences:
- a CDS encoding LuxR C-terminal-related transcriptional regulator, with protein MTFGQRLRELRKDKGLSQRELASRVGISFTYLSKIENGAMHPPRGKTITALANALDTDADELFGLAKKVPTQFLDHVNPAVIKLIRSLRDGNEQPVSALIRLYQRVAELEVELTRARKERGEKEQMAFFHALIDNSQDAILVLNKDMELLYESLSASHMFGFEGDSLVGRDPLGIVHPDDLSRVANMLQQLAQSPGETMRLIGRTLGKEGRGGRVIEATAHSMVHIPEVNGVVVNLRDITEREQELIDAFGMDRKALRQKDYKLTASEGQVLAFMAEGLSNPKIAEKLVLSPATVRFHVSNILRKLGVASRTEAVALAMREQLIER; from the coding sequence ATGACCTTCGGACAAAGGTTGAGGGAATTAAGAAAAGACAAGGGGCTCTCCCAGCGCGAGCTGGCGAGCAGGGTCGGTATTAGCTTCACATATTTAAGCAAGATAGAAAATGGAGCTATGCATCCGCCACGGGGTAAAACGATTACAGCCCTGGCCAATGCCCTGGATACGGATGCGGATGAACTCTTCGGTCTTGCAAAAAAAGTCCCCACCCAATTTCTGGACCATGTAAATCCTGCTGTGATCAAGCTTATACGCAGCCTGAGAGACGGGAATGAGCAACCCGTGTCGGCATTAATCAGGTTGTATCAGAGGGTCGCCGAATTGGAGGTGGAACTCACGCGCGCCCGCAAAGAGCGGGGGGAAAAGGAGCAGATGGCGTTCTTCCACGCGCTCATCGACAACTCTCAGGATGCCATACTGGTATTGAACAAGGACATGGAGCTTCTGTACGAGAGCCTGTCCGCGTCACATATGTTCGGCTTCGAAGGAGATTCCCTGGTGGGCAGGGACCCGCTGGGAATAGTTCACCCCGACGACCTGTCACGAGTGGCAAATATGCTTCAACAACTGGCGCAGAGCCCCGGCGAAACCATGAGACTCATCGGCCGCACCCTGGGAAAAGAAGGAAGAGGCGGCCGGGTGATCGAGGCCACGGCGCACAGCATGGTGCACATCCCCGAGGTGAACGGCGTGGTGGTAAACCTGCGTGACATCACCGAACGGGAACAGGAGCTTATAGATGCGTTCGGTATGGACAGAAAGGCCTTGAGGCAAAAGGATTATAAGCTCACGGCAAGCGAGGGACAGGTGCTGGCCTTCATGGCGGAAGGCCTGAGCAATCCGAAGATAGCCGAGAAACTTGTTCTCAGCCCGGCCACGGTGAGATTCCATGTCAGCAACATCCTCCGCAAACTGGGTGTCGCCAGCCGAACCGAAGCTGTAGCCCTTGCTATGCGGGAACAGCTAATCGAGAGGTAG
- a CDS encoding 2-hydroxyacyl-CoA dehydratase family protein, with the protein METKTKSRVLQEFHEASKTLLNPALKKEKEKGTKVIGYFCGYGPAEIITAAGMIPFRIRATGSKGTDLSDAYLSSINCSFCRNALNMGLAGDYDFLDGLIVLNNCDHVRRIYDNWRRKIKTPLVQMMSLPKKISDPSIQWYYDELKIVQKAIEDKFNVKITDDKLQEAIKLHNETRHLQRELYELRKKDNPPITGADTLAVMVAGTAMPLKQYNPMLKELIADLSKSEGVGKAKARLLVIGGILDDPEYLKIIESTGGLVVTDVLCFGLKNFRANIDEKMKDPIAALAKYYIADRPACPRMFGDQARRAQLVKDLIKEFKVDGVVGERLVFCDLWAGELYMLSDDLKEVNVPLLKLDREYLMAGAGQVRTRIQAFIESMGR; encoded by the coding sequence TTGGAGACAAAAACCAAGTCTCGGGTATTACAGGAGTTTCACGAAGCAAGCAAAACCCTCTTGAACCCGGCGCTCAAAAAAGAGAAGGAGAAAGGAACAAAGGTAATTGGCTATTTCTGCGGCTATGGGCCGGCAGAAATAATCACAGCCGCCGGCATGATCCCCTTCCGCATCAGGGCTACAGGCAGCAAGGGAACCGACCTCTCGGACGCCTACCTCAGCAGCATAAACTGCAGTTTCTGCCGCAACGCCCTTAATATGGGACTTGCCGGAGACTATGACTTTCTTGACGGCCTCATCGTGCTCAACAACTGCGATCACGTGCGCAGGATTTATGACAACTGGAGACGCAAGATAAAGACCCCCCTTGTACAGATGATGAGCCTGCCCAAGAAAATCTCAGACCCATCGATCCAATGGTATTACGACGAACTGAAGATAGTGCAAAAAGCTATCGAGGACAAGTTCAATGTAAAGATCACCGATGATAAGCTGCAAGAGGCAATAAAGTTGCACAATGAGACGCGTCACCTTCAGCGCGAGCTCTACGAACTCAGAAAGAAGGATAATCCACCCATTACCGGCGCAGATACACTGGCAGTAATGGTTGCCGGAACTGCCATGCCGCTGAAGCAGTATAACCCCATGCTCAAGGAGCTCATCGCCGACCTCAGCAAGAGCGAGGGCGTAGGCAAAGCCAAAGCCCGGCTGCTGGTCATAGGCGGCATACTCGATGACCCTGAGTACCTCAAAATAATAGAAAGCACCGGAGGGCTGGTAGTAACAGATGTTCTTTGCTTCGGCCTCAAGAATTTCAGGGCAAACATCGATGAGAAAATGAAAGACCCCATCGCTGCACTTGCCAAGTATTATATAGCCGATCGCCCGGCCTGCCCGCGCATGTTCGGGGACCAGGCGCGGCGCGCCCAGCTCGTCAAGGACTTAATAAAGGAGTTCAAGGTCGACGGCGTTGTAGGTGAACGACTTGTATTCTGTGACCTGTGGGCCGGCGAACTCTATATGCTGAGCGACGATTTAAAAGAAGTAAACGTCCCTCTACTGAAACTGGATAGAGAATACCTCATGGCCGGCGCCGGCCAGGTGAGGACCCGCATACAGGCGTTTATAGAAAGCATGGGGAGGTAA
- a CDS encoding 2-hydroxyacyl-CoA dehydratase family protein — protein MSKVDQARLDKQLERLRGDKALLQGLVDMLGMDPSEEADINRFVLKTVMDKYDEIMNCAENDIPFIAAYFANCPEIFTAMDVPWWIFLQTPFLGVSSPFLASDTDETEKMGVPTDFCTVLRLAMFYVAKDLTPKPAGLIALLHPCDGTVVIHQAIAKSKSWHDVPVFGADSPYWEDERTYKYYGEETKRMVDFVTQCTGKKLDIDRLREVCKISNQTYALWAEYNELRKAVPCPHDWTIGPPQCFALACYYYPGKIEAVDWFKKVVANAEKRVKAKQGMAAGERIRALWFDILPILWQFDISPWLESEWGVNIVMNMFGYTPYEPIDTTNETTMFRDLAKRSLTQVPMIRQARGVADNFLADIERIVKDYKIDCVIWPGHMGHKDGNASIGMMREKCREIGVPFLSIGLDLFDKRYTAIDEVKDRISKFFEASGLGQKK, from the coding sequence ATGAGCAAGGTTGATCAGGCAAGACTGGATAAACAGCTGGAACGGTTGAGGGGTGATAAGGCCCTGCTCCAGGGCTTGGTGGATATGCTCGGAATGGATCCGTCCGAGGAAGCGGATATCAACCGCTTTGTTCTTAAGACGGTCATGGACAAATACGACGAGATTATGAACTGCGCCGAGAACGACATACCTTTCATAGCCGCCTATTTCGCCAACTGCCCCGAGATTTTCACCGCGATGGACGTGCCCTGGTGGATTTTCCTCCAGACGCCGTTCCTTGGAGTGTCGTCCCCCTTCCTGGCTTCGGATACGGACGAAACAGAGAAGATGGGCGTGCCCACCGATTTCTGCACGGTTCTGAGGCTGGCCATGTTCTACGTGGCTAAAGACCTCACCCCCAAGCCGGCCGGGCTCATCGCCCTGCTCCACCCCTGCGACGGCACGGTAGTTATCCACCAGGCAATTGCAAAGAGCAAATCATGGCATGACGTGCCGGTATTCGGCGCGGACTCGCCGTACTGGGAGGACGAACGAACCTACAAATACTACGGCGAAGAGACCAAGCGCATGGTCGACTTTGTAACTCAGTGCACAGGCAAGAAGCTGGATATAGACCGCCTGCGCGAGGTATGCAAGATATCTAACCAGACGTATGCGCTGTGGGCCGAGTACAATGAGCTGAGGAAAGCCGTGCCGTGCCCGCACGACTGGACCATCGGCCCGCCGCAATGCTTCGCGCTGGCCTGCTACTACTATCCCGGCAAGATCGAGGCCGTGGACTGGTTCAAGAAGGTTGTGGCCAACGCGGAGAAGCGCGTGAAGGCCAAGCAGGGCATGGCCGCCGGCGAGCGCATCAGGGCGCTCTGGTTCGACATCCTGCCCATACTGTGGCAGTTCGACATCAGCCCGTGGCTGGAATCGGAGTGGGGCGTAAACATCGTAATGAACATGTTCGGCTACACCCCTTACGAGCCGATAGATACCACGAACGAAACTACGATGTTCCGCGACCTGGCAAAGAGGTCCCTAACACAGGTGCCCATGATTAGGCAGGCACGCGGCGTAGCGGACAACTTCCTGGCGGACATCGAGCGCATAGTTAAAGATTACAAGATCGACTGCGTCATCTGGCCGGGCCACATGGGACACAAGGACGGAAACGCCAGCATCGGCATGATGAGAGAGAAATGCCGCGAGATAGGCGTGCCGTTCCTGTCCATCGGCCTGGACCTGTTCGACAAGAGGTACACGGCCATAGACGAGGTCAAGGATAGGATTTCCAAATTCTTCGAGGCCTCTGGACTGGGTCAGAAAAAATAG
- a CDS encoding acyl-CoA dehydratase activase translates to MIVGGCDIGSTTGKAVIMKDGQIAAYSIVSSTTKPEVTAKMAMEEAMGKVGLKTMDEMDYIVGTGYGRLKVPFAKENISEISCHARGANWLSPSVRTVVDIGGQDCKVMSIDENGKVLEFVMNDRCAAGTGRFFEAMARALQVDLEGLSKLALEGKDPAVISSQCSVFAESEVVTLVNEGRELTDISAGIHHSVASRLASMVRKVGLVEDVALTGGCAKNEGLAKALEEKLGVKVVHLPHDPQIAGALGAAVIAAEKVQQHQEVGGKA, encoded by the coding sequence ATGATTGTTGGTGGTTGTGACATAGGCTCTACTACGGGCAAGGCTGTCATAATGAAGGACGGGCAGATCGCTGCTTACAGCATTGTCTCTTCTACAACCAAGCCCGAGGTAACGGCCAAGATGGCTATGGAAGAAGCCATGGGCAAGGTCGGCCTGAAAACAATGGATGAGATGGATTACATTGTAGGAACAGGGTACGGCCGGCTGAAAGTACCTTTCGCCAAGGAGAATATCTCGGAGATAAGCTGCCACGCCCGCGGCGCGAACTGGCTGAGCCCGTCCGTCAGGACGGTCGTTGACATCGGCGGGCAGGACTGCAAGGTGATGTCTATCGACGAGAACGGCAAAGTCCTTGAGTTCGTCATGAACGACAGGTGCGCCGCCGGCACCGGACGCTTTTTCGAGGCGATGGCGCGTGCTCTTCAAGTCGACCTTGAAGGGCTTTCAAAGCTGGCTCTGGAAGGAAAGGACCCTGCCGTCATCTCCAGCCAGTGCAGCGTGTTCGCAGAATCCGAGGTTGTAACTCTGGTCAACGAAGGGCGGGAGCTTACCGATATATCCGCAGGCATACACCATTCGGTTGCTTCGAGACTGGCCTCGATGGTCAGGAAGGTAGGCCTCGTCGAAGACGTAGCTTTAACCGGAGGCTGCGCCAAGAACGAGGGCCTAGCCAAAGCGCTTGAAGAAAAGCTGGGCGTAAAAGTAGTACATCTGCCTCATGACCCGCAGATAGCGGGGGCGCTGGGAGCGGCGGTAATCGCCGCGGAGAAGGTTCAACAGCATCAAGAGGTAGGGGGAAAAGCCTGA
- a CDS encoding carbon monoxide dehydrogenase, with product MSLFNPYITKVSQYSAELRRKGGKLREIDCPESVGDLLSGMPVRVGPKAGADLILRGDTFVELGNPEIGSVSFLLWTDDPSLVKSGRVTLAGPDIPESKGASLPFGQVIIVAGKKLGGDKHEVLEGTQYVSDQIEGYMLKSMSRHAWSRISNDAAAKGFSFETLGRALMAVYKSSIPEVEAIEILFVTSGKEDLRPLEDLSEQVREISKNVTKDVWKSKGYDIECFSTFDCDACPDRTVCDDIKDIVNVRKVTKKSNGGSESED from the coding sequence ATGTCCCTGTTTAACCCTTATATAACGAAAGTATCCCAATACTCGGCGGAGCTAAGGCGCAAAGGCGGGAAGCTCAGGGAAATCGACTGCCCGGAATCGGTCGGCGACCTTCTCAGTGGAATGCCGGTACGCGTGGGCCCCAAGGCGGGGGCGGACCTGATCCTGCGCGGCGACACGTTCGTAGAGCTGGGCAACCCGGAGATCGGCTCCGTGTCCTTCCTCCTCTGGACTGATGATCCTTCGCTGGTGAAAAGCGGCCGGGTAACGCTGGCGGGGCCGGACATCCCCGAATCCAAAGGTGCCAGCCTGCCCTTCGGACAGGTTATAATCGTCGCAGGCAAAAAGCTCGGCGGGGACAAGCACGAGGTTCTGGAAGGCACCCAGTATGTCTCGGACCAGATAGAAGGATACATGCTGAAGAGCATGTCGCGCCACGCCTGGAGCCGGATCAGCAACGACGCCGCCGCGAAGGGTTTCTCCTTCGAGACGCTGGGCAGGGCGCTCATGGCCGTATACAAATCCTCGATTCCCGAGGTCGAGGCGATCGAGATACTTTTCGTGACATCCGGCAAAGAGGACCTGCGGCCGCTTGAGGACCTGAGCGAGCAGGTACGCGAGATATCGAAGAACGTAACCAAAGATGTCTGGAAATCGAAGGGCTACGATATAGAGTGCTTTTCGACATTTGATTGCGACGCGTGTCCGGATCGAACGGTATGCGATGATATAAAGGACATCGTCAACGTGCGCAAGGTTACAAAGAAGTCGAACGGCGGTTCCGAATCCGAAGATTGA
- a CDS encoding AAA family ATPase, protein MAETNDMKKRLVAVCGKGGTGKTAFTAMVTKVLIDSGRAGKLLLIDADPAMGLPIALGIDIKRTMGQIREQIIKTARGGKDEEKRTIASQVDYMAFEALHETNNFALLAMGRTETLGCYCPVNSILKDTIATLSKSFDTILIDGEAGLEQINRQVVGRVDTLIIVSDATSRGLKTAAQIKELVSRERVIKCEKLGIVFNRVSGNEDVLGKAAADIGIEVLGYVPQDEKVAYHDLTGKSLLDLPETPALAAIRSVVKEHIFNERFSRPSR, encoded by the coding sequence ATGGCCGAGACAAACGACATGAAGAAGAGGCTGGTAGCCGTGTGCGGCAAGGGGGGGACCGGCAAGACCGCGTTCACAGCCATGGTGACCAAGGTCCTTATCGACAGCGGGCGCGCCGGCAAGCTGCTGCTGATAGACGCCGACCCGGCCATGGGGCTGCCGATCGCGCTGGGCATAGACATCAAGCGCACCATGGGGCAGATCCGCGAGCAGATAATCAAGACCGCCAGGGGCGGCAAGGATGAAGAGAAGCGGACGATCGCCAGCCAGGTAGATTACATGGCCTTTGAGGCCCTTCACGAAACCAACAACTTTGCGCTGCTGGCCATGGGGCGCACCGAGACGCTGGGCTGCTACTGCCCCGTCAACAGCATACTCAAGGACACCATAGCCACCCTCTCCAAAAGCTTCGACACGATTCTTATCGACGGTGAAGCCGGCCTGGAACAGATAAACCGCCAGGTAGTTGGGCGCGTGGATACGCTCATAATCGTGAGCGACGCCACCTCCCGCGGCCTCAAGACCGCCGCCCAGATCAAGGAGCTGGTGAGCCGCGAGCGTGTTATCAAGTGCGAGAAGCTTGGCATAGTCTTCAATCGCGTGAGCGGCAACGAGGACGTGCTGGGCAAAGCGGCGGCGGACATAGGCATCGAGGTGCTGGGCTACGTGCCGCAGGACGAAAAGGTTGCTTACCACGACCTGACCGGAAAATCACTTCTCGACTTGCCGGAAACCCCGGCGCTTGCCGCGATCCGCTCCGTGGTCAAGGAACACATCTTCAACGAGCGCTTCAGCCGGCCGTCGCGATAA